A segment of the Pirellulales bacterium genome:
CTTCCGGCCGCGGCGGGCATCCCGGCACGTAAACATCGACCGGCACGACAAGATCTACGCCCTTCACGACGTGATAACCCCATTTGAAATACGGCCCGCCGCCGGTGGTGCAAGCGCCCATCGCGATCACGAATTTCGGATCGGGCATCATGTTGTACAGTCGCCTCACCCGGCTGGCCATTTTGTAAGTGACCGTCCCCGCGACAATCATGAGGTCGGCCTGCCGTGGCGTTGCACGGAATGCGCCTGCGCCGAATCGGTCCATATCGAAGCGGCTCGCTCCGGTTGCCATCATCTCGATGGCACAACAAGCCAACCCGAACGTCAACGGCCAAATGCTGGACTGCCGCGCC
Coding sequences within it:
- a CDS encoding NADH-quinone oxidoreductase subunit B yields the protein MSPTYTAPATQPWIEGRFEENVITTTVEQAINWARQSSIWPLTFGLACCAIEMMATGASRFDMDRFGAGAFRATPRQADLMIVAGTVTYKMASRVRRLYNMMPDPKFVIAMGACTTGGGPYFKWGYHVVKGVDLVVPVDVYVPGCPPRPEALLEGLMRIQDKIKGHKLTRKPSPNLGFGMLGEKNADELPVPHHSGYVEAPADLEPVFDHQKITA